One stretch of Flavobacteriales bacterium DNA includes these proteins:
- a CDS encoding PorP/SprF family type IX secretion system membrane protein — translation MHFPNLNISHYALKSLLIVLTICCSIKTNAQLNAQVNQYMVYQPYLNFAAASSYETVNAALFYRNQWTGFEGAPVTYGLGVAIPIPKKNSIKHSNSTIGLSLRREEIGIHRNDALSIDYGYRFQLNRSTFVSFSLSPTLRFLNDNFGLTILNDVDPFLNQTAVSKTAPNFKFGSYLFKNDFYVGFTTANLLYNNIYQDNSSYAVETGFDPKKINYILHSGYQYHLNRNNSIITSGLIQIAEGANLHYNLNVLWSTLSEKLGIGASYRSTNSLVFITNFQIHKQFKLSYAYQYSLSELSNYQNGSHELLLVYQVKPKKKLIRIRTPRF, via the coding sequence ATGCACTTCCCAAACCTAAACATATCACATTATGCATTGAAGTCTCTTCTTATAGTATTGACAATTTGCTGTTCTATAAAAACGAATGCTCAGTTAAATGCGCAAGTAAACCAGTATATGGTTTATCAACCTTACCTTAACTTTGCTGCTGCATCTAGCTATGAAACAGTTAACGCTGCTCTTTTTTACAGGAATCAATGGACTGGCTTTGAAGGAGCACCTGTTACTTACGGACTTGGTGTAGCCATTCCAATCCCTAAAAAAAACAGCATTAAACATTCTAACAGCACCATTGGATTATCTTTGAGAAGAGAAGAAATTGGCATCCATCGAAATGATGCTTTAAGTATTGATTATGGATATAGATTTCAACTAAACAGATCTACTTTTGTAAGTTTCTCCCTATCTCCTACACTTCGCTTTTTAAATGATAATTTCGGCTTAACAATACTCAATGATGTTGACCCTTTTTTAAACCAAACAGCTGTTAGTAAAACTGCTCCTAACTTCAAATTTGGTTCCTATTTATTTAAAAATGACTTTTATGTGGGGTTTACAACTGCCAATCTACTCTACAATAACATCTACCAAGACAATTCTTCCTACGCTGTAGAGACAGGTTTTGACCCTAAAAAAATCAACTATATTTTACATAGTGGATATCAGTACCACTTAAATAGAAACAATAGCATTATAACCTCTGGACTCATCCAAATTGCAGAGGGAGCCAACCTACACTATAACCTTAACGTTCTTTGGAGCACTCTTTCTGAAAAACTAGGAATAGGGGCTTCCTACAGAAGTACCAATAGTCTTGTTTTCATAACCAATTTCCAAATTCACAAACAATTTAAGCTTTCTTATGCTTATCAATACTCCTTATCGGAATTGAGTAACTACCAAAATGGTAGTCATGAATTACTATTGGTTTATCAAGTAAAACCCAAAAAGAAATTAATTAGAATAAGAACACCCCGATTTTAA